TTAGCAACTACCATATTAGCATTGTGATCATAAACAAGACCATTTGGTGTTACGATATTGACTCTTAAAACAGACATGAGTACCCTCCTCGATTAGTATCCTTGTGCTTCTGCTTTTGCTACAACTTCTTCAATTCGTCCAACACTTCTAAAGGCGTCTTCTGGAAGATCGTCGTACTTACCATCTAAAATGTCTTTGAATCCACGAATCGTTTCTTTTACAGGAACATATGAACCTGGTTGTCCAGTAAAGGCTTCTGCCACATGGAAATTTTGTGATAGGAAAAATTGAATTCGACGAGCTCGAGAGACAAGAATCTTCTCGCTATCTGACAACTCATCCATTCCTAAAATCGCAATAATATCTTGCAATTCACGGTAACGTTGTAATGTTTGTTGGACTTCCATCGCAACTTTATAATGCTCTTTTCCAACAATTTCAGGTGCTAACGCACTTGAAGATGAAGCCAACGGATCAACTGCAGGATAAATCCCTTGTTCCGTTAATTTACGCTCTAAGTTTGTCGTTGCATCTAAATGGGCAAAGGCAGTTGCTGGAGCTGGATCCGTATAATCATCGGCTGGTACATAAATCGCTTGGATTGATGTAATTGAACCTTTTCTAGTTGAAGTAATCCGTTCTTGTAACTGACCCATTTCGGTAGCTAATGTTGGTTGATACCCAACCGCAGAAGGCATACGTCCTAGTAAGGCTGAAACCTCAGAACCCGCTTGAGTGAAACGGAAAATATTATCAATAAATAAAAGCACATCTTGGCCTTCATCATCACGGAAATACTCCGCAATTGTTAAACCTGTTAACGCAACACGCATCCGAGCACCTGGTGGTTCATTCATTTGTCCGAACACCATTGCCGTCTTCTCAATAACACCAGATTCCTTCATTTCGAAGTACAAATCATTTCCTTCACGAGTTCGTTCACCAACACCTGTAAAGACAGATATTCCACCATGCTCTTCAGCAATATTATGGATTAATTCTTGAATAAGAACAGTTTTACCAACACCGGCACCACCAAATAGACCAATTTTACCACCTTTTAAATAAGGCGCT
This Carnobacterium maltaromaticum DSM 20342 DNA region includes the following protein-coding sequences:
- the atpD gene encoding F0F1 ATP synthase subunit beta, with amino-acid sequence MSIGQIVQVIGPVVDVEFPLDGSLPDINNALIVKKIKNKNKDTNEVPETVVLEVALELGDGIIRTIAMESTDGLQRGMDVEDTGKAISVPVGSETLGRVFNVLGETIDLKEPFPADARRDVIHRAAPTFDELSSSTEILETGIKVIDLLAPYLKGGKIGLFGGAGVGKTVLIQELIHNIAEEHGGISVFTGVGERTREGNDLYFEMKESGVIEKTAMVFGQMNEPPGARMRVALTGLTIAEYFRDDEGQDVLLFIDNIFRFTQAGSEVSALLGRMPSAVGYQPTLATEMGQLQERITSTRKGSITSIQAIYVPADDYTDPAPATAFAHLDATTNLERKLTEQGIYPAVDPLASSSSALAPEIVGKEHYKVAMEVQQTLQRYRELQDIIAILGMDELSDSEKILVSRARRIQFFLSQNFHVAEAFTGQPGSYVPVKETIRGFKDILDGKYDDLPEDAFRSVGRIEEVVAKAEAQGY